A stretch of DNA from Euzebyales bacterium:
ACGCCGGCCTTCAGGACCACGAAGCCGACCGGTAGCTGGCCCTTCATCTGGTCGGCCACGCCGATGACCGCGCACTCGGCGACGTCGGCGTGCGACGCGACCACCTCCTCCATCGCGCCGGTCGACAGCCGGTGGCCGGCGACGTTGATGACGTCGTCGGTACGTCCCATGACGAACACGTAGCCGTCGTCGTCGATGTAGCCGCCGTCGCCGGTCAGGTAGTAGCCGTCATAGGTCGACAGGTACTCGGCGACGTAGCGTTCGTCGTCGCCGTACACGGTCAGCAGCGCGCCGGGCGGCAGCGGCAGGGCGATCGCGATCGCGCCCTCCTCCCCCGCGGCCCGTTGCCGGCCCTTCTCGTCGAGCACCTCCACCTGCCAGCCCGGCACCGGCACGGCTGCCGAGCCCGGCTTGATGGGCAGCTGCTCGATGCCGATCGGGTTGGCCACGATGGGCCATCCGGTCTCGGTCTGCCACCAGTGGTCGATCACCGGGCGGTCGAGCAGGTCCGTTGCCCAGTCGTAGGTGTCGGGGTCGGTGCGCTCCCCCGCGAGGAACAGCGCCCGGAAACGCGACAGGTCATGGCCCTCGAGGTGCTCCCCCTTGGGGTCCTGCTTCTTGATCGCCCGGAACGCGGTGGGCGCCGTGAACAGCGTGTGCACGCCGTGTTCGGCGATGACCCGCCAGAAGGCACCAGCATCGGGGGTGCCGACCGGCTTGCCCTCGTACATGATCGTCGTGCAGCCCGTCAGCAGCGGCGCGTAGACGATGTAGGAGTGGCCGACGACCCAGCCGACGTCCGACGCCGCCCAGTACACCTCGCCCGGATGCGTGTCGTAGATGTTCGGCATGCTCCAGCGCAGGGCGACCGCGTGACCGCCGTTGTCACGCAGCACGCCCTTGGGCTTGCCGGTCGTGCCGGACGTGTAGAGGATGTAGAGCGGGTCATCGCCTGCGAGCGTCACGCAGTCGACCGGCTCGGCGGCCGCCATCACATCGACCCACGAGTGATCACGGCCGTCGGTCAGCTCAGCCGGTGCGGTGTCGCGCTGGAGCACGACGCAGGCGTCGGGCTGGTGGGTCGCCATGTCGAGTGCCTTGTTGACGATCGGCATGTACTCGATGACACGCGACGGCTCGATGCCGCAGGACGCGGCGACCAGGACCGTGGGCCTGGCGTCGTCGATGCGCACGGCCAGCTCGCGGGGCGCGAACCCGCCGAACACCACGGAGTGCACGGCGCCGATCCGGGCACAGGCCAGCATCGCGACCGCGGCCTCCGGCACCATCGGCATGTAGATGATGACGCGGTCGCCGGTCCCCACCCCGAGGTTGCGCAGCGCCCCGGCGAACGTCGCGACCTGGTCGTGCAGCTCGCGGTATGTCAGGCGGGTGATGCCGCCGGTCACCGGCGAGTCGTGGACGATCGCCAGCTGGTCACCACGGGCGCCGAGGTGGCGGTCGACGGCGTTGCGGCAGGTGTTCAGCCGCCCGTCTGCGAACCAGCGTGGGTGCGACGGGTCGCTGGTGTCGAGCACTGTGCCTGGCTCGGTGTCCCATGTGATCAGCTCAGCGGCTTCCCGCCAGAACCCCTCCGGATCATCGATGCTGCGGCGGAACTGCTCTGCGTAGGTCGCACCCTGC
This window harbors:
- a CDS encoding propionyl-CoA synthetase, which codes for MISGSDRGSSQGATYAEQFRRSIDDPEGFWREAAELITWDTEPGTVLDTSDPSHPRWFADGRLNTCRNAVDRHLGARGDQLAIVHDSPVTGGITRLTYRELHDQVATFAGALRNLGVGTGDRVIIYMPMVPEAAVAMLACARIGAVHSVVFGGFAPRELAVRIDDARPTVLVAASCGIEPSRVIEYMPIVNKALDMATHQPDACVVLQRDTAPAELTDGRDHSWVDVMAAAEPVDCVTLAGDDPLYILYTSGTTGKPKGVLRDNGGHAVALRWSMPNIYDTHPGEVYWAASDVGWVVGHSYIVYAPLLTGCTTIMYEGKPVGTPDAGAFWRVIAEHGVHTLFTAPTAFRAIKKQDPKGEHLEGHDLSRFRALFLAGERTDPDTYDWATDLLDRPVIDHWWQTETGWPIVANPIGIEQLPIKPGSAAVPVPGWQVEVLDEKGRQRAAGEEGAIAIALPLPPGALLTVYGDDERYVAEYLSTYDGYYLTGDGGYIDDDGYVFVMGRTDDVINVAGHRLSTGAMEEVVASHADVAECAVIGVADQMKGQLPVGFVVLKAGVDADHDRLRTELVQMVRDEVGAVAGFRDVRVVDRLPKTRSGKILRRTMRNIADGKDYATPSTIEDADALATIERAVGRS